The DNA segment CCCCAAGCGCTCCTGAGAGCGCCCGGGGTGCCCTTCCGGGCACGAGAACGGGCGGCTGCTCCGCTGGGGAAGCAGCCGCCCGTTCACCGGCCTATGCCGGGGCTGGCTCGTCGGGTGGGTGCGAGATTCAGCGCTCTTCGGTGGCAGAGGTGCCGGGAACGGCCGTGAGCCGCTCCGTCTCGTCCTGTATCTCAGCGGCGATCTTCTTGAGTTCCGGCTCGAACTTGCGCCCGTGGTGGGCGCAGAAGAGCAGTTCTCCGCCGCTCAGCAGGACGACGCGCAGGTATGCCTGGGCGCCGCAGCGGTCGCAGCGATCGGCGGCCGTCAGCGGGCTCGCGGGGGTCAGAACAGTAGTCACGTCGCCTCTTCTCTAGCTCGACGAGCTGTCGTACCAGGGTCAACATCCAACCAGGCCGAATTCGTTCCCGCTCGTGGCTTTCCGTCGAAAATTTCTTTCGGGATGGCTGGGTGTTGCCGGTTGGCGGCGAATGTGCCGTAGTGCGTGGTCTGGTGCGTACGGTTTCGCGCGGTCTTGGGGGTCGGTCCTCCCGGCTGGGTTGCCGGTTGTTGATGAGGACGTGCCCGGAGCCTAAATGGTTCATGCCTCGAAGGGAACGTGATGTGTGCTTCACTCCATCGAGGGATCGAACGTCCGTACGACCCTCGGCTAGTCTGAGTTCCCCGCCGAGGGTGGCGTTACACCGGCTCTACCAGGCATCGGTACCCTCTGAGCGGCGACCGAAGCCGGCCCCGTACCCACCAGGGGCCCATCTGAAATTCAGCGAGGAGCGAACCGCGTGACCGCCGATACGTCCGTGCCGTCCACAGCGCTGCTGGCAGGAGCAGACCGGGACGGCTCCAACTACACCGCGCGGCACCTCCTCGTCCTCGAGGGCCTCGAAGCCGTGCGCAAGCGTCCGGGCATGTACATCGGCTCGACCGACAGCCGCGGCCTGATGCACTGCCTCTGGGAGATCATCGACAACTCCGTGGACGAGGCCCTCGGCGGTTACTGCGACCGCATCGAGGTGATCCTCCACGACGACGGCTCGGTCGAGGTCCGGGACAACGGCCGCGGCATCCCCGTGGACGTCGAGCCCAAGACCGGCCTGTCCGGCGTCGAGGTCGTCATGACCAAGCTGCACGCCGGCGGCAAGTTCGGCGGCGGCTCCTACGCGGCCTCCGGCGGCCTGCACGGCGTCGGCGCCTCCGTGGTGAACGCGCTCTCCGCCCGGCTCGACGTCGAGGTGGACCGGAGCGGCAGCACCCACGCCATCAGCTTCCGCCGTGGTGTTCCGGGTGCCTTCGCCCGGGGTGGCGCGGAGGCCAAGTTCGAGGCCGGGACCGGCCTGGTCAAGACCAAGAAGATCCCGAAGAACCGCACCGGCACGCGCGTGCGCTACTGGGCCGACCGGCAGATCTTCCTCAAGGACGCCAAGCTCTCCCTGGACAACCTGCACCAGCGCGCCCGCCAGACCGCCTTCCTGGTGCCGGGCCTCACCATCGTCGTGCGCGACGAGATGGGCCTGGGCGACGGCGGCAGCAAGGGCGAGGAGTCCTTCCGCTTCGACGGCGGCATCAGCGAGTTCTGCGAGTACCTGGCCACCGACAAGCCGGTCTGCGACACGCTCCGCTTCTCGGGCCAGGGCACCTTCAAGGAGACCGTCCCGGTCCTCGACGACCATGGCCAGATGACGCCCACCGAGGTCACCCGGGAACTGGGTGTCGACGTGGCGATGCGCTGGGGCACCGGCTACGACACCAACCTCAAGTCCTTCGTCAACATCATCGCCACCCCCAAGGGCGGCACCCACGTGGCCGGCTTCGAGCAGGCGGTCACCAAGACGATGAACGAAGTACTGCGCGCCAAGAAGATGCTGCGCGTCGCAGAGGACGACGTGGTCAAGGACGACGCCCTGGAGGGCCTGACCGCGGTCGTCACCGTCCGCCTGGCCGAGCCGCAGTTCGAGGGCCAGACCAAGGAGGTGCTCGGCACCTCGGCGGCCCGCCGCATCGTCTCCACCGTGATCGCGCGGGAACTGAAGGCGTTCCTCACCTCCACCAAGCGGGACGACGCCGCACAGGCCCGCACGGTCATGGAGAAGGTGGTCGCCGCCGCCCGCACCCGCGTGGCCGCCCGCCAGCACAAGGACGCCCAGCGCCGCAAGACCGCCCTGGAGTCCTCGTCCCTGCCCGCCAAGCTCGCCGACTGCCGCAGCGACGACGTCGACCGCAGCGAGCTGTTCATCGTCGAGGGCGACTCCGCGCTCGGTACGGCCAAGCTGGCGCGCAACTCCGAGTTCCAGGCGCTGCTGCCCATCCGGGGCAAGATCCTCAACGTGCAGCGCTCGTCCGTGACCGACATGCTCAAGAACGTCGAGTGCGGCGCGATCATCCAGGTCATAGGAGCGGGCTCGGGCCGCACCTTCGACATCGACGCCGCCCGCTACGGCAAGATCATCATGATGACGGACGCCGATGTCGACGGCTCCCACATCCGCTGCCTGCTGCTCACGCTCTTCCAGCGCTACATGCGGCCCATGGTCGAGGCGGGCCGGGTCTTCGCCGCCGTGCCACCGCTGCACCGCATCGAGCTGATCCAGCCGAAGAAGGGCCAGGACAAGTACGTCTACACGTACTCCGACCGCGAGCTGCGGGACACGCTCATGGAGTTCCAGCGCAAGGGGGTCCGGTACAAGGACTCCATTCAGCGCTACAAGGGCCTCGGTGAGATGGACGCCGATCAGCTGGCCGAGACCACGATGGACCCGCGCCACCGCACCCTGCGCCGGATCAACCTCGCGGACCTCGAAGCCGCCGAACAGGTCTTCGACCTGCTGATGGGCAACGACGTGGCGCCGCGCAAGGAGTTCATCTCCAGCTCGGCGGCGACGCTGGACCGTTCGCGGATCGACGCGTAGCCGTGGGCACTCGGCTTTGACCGGGTGCGGGTGGGATGACGGGAGTACTGGCTTCGGCCGGTGCTCCCGTTTTCGTTGTGGTGCCGGTGCCGGTGCCGGTGCCTGCGTCTCTGCCCGGTCTGGTCGGGCCGGGGTGTGTCGGGGTGGGTCGGGTCCGGATCAGGGTTTCCCCCAAGACCTCTCCACCCGTGGGTGGAGAAGCCGGCCCTGCGGAGATCCACCCGCGATCCACCCCAGCTCCGATCCCGTGGCCTGCGGATTTCCGTAGTTTCGAGAGGGTCGGGAGCGACCGCCTCCGACACCCCCTCTCATACACGGAGGCTCGGATGTCCGGGTTCGTCGACGCGTTGGTGATCGTGGCCGTCGCCGTGCTGGTGATCGCCAGGCAGTTCCGCACCCACGCCGTCGATGCCGAGCGGCGCTGGTGGCTGGCGCCCGCGATTCTCGCGGTCCTGGCGCTGCGCGGGCCCGGCATAGTGGATGCCCACCACCGCGTCGAGTCGCTCGGACTGCTCGTCGCCGAAGTGGCCGTCGGTCTGGCCACCGGAGCGGGCTGGGCCTGGACCACCCGGATCTGGCGGACGCCGGACGGAGTCGTGTGGAGCCGCAGCAGCAAGGCCAGTGCCGCCGTGTGGGCGGGAGGGATAGCCCTGCGAGCCGGCCTCTTCGGCCTCGGGTACGCCCTCGGGGTCCGGCAGGACAGTGCCGCCCTGATGCTGGGCCTCGCCGCGACCCTGCTGGTCCGTGGCGCCATCACCACCAGGCGGGCACAGCTGCTGACCTCCTCGCCCGCCCCGCCGCCGACGTACGGTGACGGAACACCGTCGGCACCGGGCGCCCCGGCGGTACGGCCGCCCTGGAAGGAGCGGGTGTGAGCGAGAACCCCTGGACCCGCTGGCCCTCACGCGAGGCGCTGAGCAAAGTCGGCATCAGCCGCCCCCGGCGTCTGCTGGGCCGGGCCATCAGGGTGGTGCTGCTCGGGCTGCTGCTGTGGGCAGCACTCAGACAGAACGACGTACCCCTGTGGGGAGAGGCCGCCGCCGTGGCGGGCGTACTGCTGGCCTCCGGCGCGGCGTGGGGCTACTTCCGCACCACCTACGCGCACCGGCTGCTGCCCTCCCTGGCGCTGGTCTCCGTGCTCCTGGCTCTGGCGGTCGCCGCCCAGCTGACCGGTTTCGGGGGCCCCGCCCTGGTGCTCTGGTGCGGCTGCGGAATTCTCGCCCTGGAGCGGCTGCCCCTCGCGGCGGCGGTGCCGGTGACCTCGGTCGCCCTGGCCTCCTTCGCGATCTTCAACAAGGACGTGTGGCTCACCACCGCCTCCACCGTGGCCGGGCTGGCGCTGGCCGGCTACGTCGCGCGGCTGGACTCGGAGGCGCGGGGCAGCGCGCAGCGGCTGCTCGCCCAGGAGCGGGCCGCGCGGGAAGCGGAGGCGGAGTCGGCCGCGCTCAGCGAGCGGGCGCGGATAGCGCGGGAGATCCATGACGTGCTGGCCCACAGCCTCTCGGCGCAGATGGTGCACCTGGAGGCGGCCCGGCTGCTGCTGGAGCGCGACGCGAGCCGGGAGCAGGTGCTGGAGCGGGTGGTGGCCGCGCGGGGCATGGCCCGTGACGGACTCGCCGAGACCCGCCAGGCACTGTCGGCGCTCCGGGGTGAACTGACCCCGCTGGAAGAGTTCCTGACCGACCTCGTCAGCGTGACGGACGGGGGCGAGGTCACCGTCACGGGTGAGCGCCGGGCGCTGCCGGCCGAGGCGTCGCAGGCGGTGCGCCGGGTGGCGCAGGAGGCGATGACGAACGTCCGCAAGCACGCCCAGGGCGCGAAGGTGCGGGTCCGGCTCGACTACAGCGAGCATCAAGTGACCCTCGATGTGCGGGACAAGGGCGGACGTCCGGGCGAACTGGCCGCCTCCGGCGGCGGGTACGGTCTGCTGGGCATGCGGGAGCGCGCCGAACTGCTGGGCGGCTCGCTGGACGCCGGGCCGGACGAGGAGGGATTCGTGGTGACGTTGAAGGTGCCGGTATGACGGCGCCGGAGGGGGAGCTCAAGCCCGCGCGGGTGGTGGTGGCCGACGACCAGACGGTGGTGCGGGAAGGCATCGTGATGCTGCTCGGCCTGCTGCCCGGCCTCGAGGTGGTCGGCGCGGCCGGGGACGGCGAGGAGGCGGTGCGCCTGGTCGGTGAACTGGCGCCTGACGTGGTGCTGATGGACCTGCGGATGCCCCGCTGCGACGGGGTCGAGGCCACTCGCCGTATCCGGAGCGAGTA comes from the Streptomyces seoulensis genome and includes:
- a CDS encoding DNA gyrase/topoisomerase IV subunit B: MTADTSVPSTALLAGADRDGSNYTARHLLVLEGLEAVRKRPGMYIGSTDSRGLMHCLWEIIDNSVDEALGGYCDRIEVILHDDGSVEVRDNGRGIPVDVEPKTGLSGVEVVMTKLHAGGKFGGGSYAASGGLHGVGASVVNALSARLDVEVDRSGSTHAISFRRGVPGAFARGGAEAKFEAGTGLVKTKKIPKNRTGTRVRYWADRQIFLKDAKLSLDNLHQRARQTAFLVPGLTIVVRDEMGLGDGGSKGEESFRFDGGISEFCEYLATDKPVCDTLRFSGQGTFKETVPVLDDHGQMTPTEVTRELGVDVAMRWGTGYDTNLKSFVNIIATPKGGTHVAGFEQAVTKTMNEVLRAKKMLRVAEDDVVKDDALEGLTAVVTVRLAEPQFEGQTKEVLGTSAARRIVSTVIARELKAFLTSTKRDDAAQARTVMEKVVAAARTRVAARQHKDAQRRKTALESSSLPAKLADCRSDDVDRSELFIVEGDSALGTAKLARNSEFQALLPIRGKILNVQRSSVTDMLKNVECGAIIQVIGAGSGRTFDIDAARYGKIIMMTDADVDGSHIRCLLLTLFQRYMRPMVEAGRVFAAVPPLHRIELIQPKKGQDKYVYTYSDRELRDTLMEFQRKGVRYKDSIQRYKGLGEMDADQLAETTMDPRHRTLRRINLADLEAAEQVFDLLMGNDVAPRKEFISSSAATLDRSRIDA
- a CDS encoding sensor histidine kinase; protein product: MSENPWTRWPSREALSKVGISRPRRLLGRAIRVVLLGLLLWAALRQNDVPLWGEAAAVAGVLLASGAAWGYFRTTYAHRLLPSLALVSVLLALAVAAQLTGFGGPALVLWCGCGILALERLPLAAAVPVTSVALASFAIFNKDVWLTTASTVAGLALAGYVARLDSEARGSAQRLLAQERAAREAEAESAALSERARIAREIHDVLAHSLSAQMVHLEAARLLLERDASREQVLERVVAARGMARDGLAETRQALSALRGELTPLEEFLTDLVSVTDGGEVTVTGERRALPAEASQAVRRVAQEAMTNVRKHAQGAKVRVRLDYSEHQVTLDVRDKGGRPGELAASGGGYGLLGMRERAELLGGSLDAGPDEEGFVVTLKVPV
- a CDS encoding DUF7455 domain-containing protein yields the protein MTTVLTPASPLTAADRCDRCGAQAYLRVVLLSGGELLFCAHHGRKFEPELKKIAAEIQDETERLTAVPGTSATEER
- a CDS encoding DUF1453 family protein, which gives rise to MSGFVDALVIVAVAVLVIARQFRTHAVDAERRWWLAPAILAVLALRGPGIVDAHHRVESLGLLVAEVAVGLATGAGWAWTTRIWRTPDGVVWSRSSKASAAVWAGGIALRAGLFGLGYALGVRQDSAALMLGLAATLLVRGAITTRRAQLLTSSPAPPPTYGDGTPSAPGAPAVRPPWKERV